GGCCGTTCTCGTACGCACTGATGACGCTCTGCGTGAGCCCGGCGCGGCGAGCGAGCTCCGCCTGCGTCAGTCCGCTCCGGCGTCGTGCGTCTTGGATGAGTTCAGCGGCCAGAATCACGCTCTCATGATATCGCGGATCGTCGATATTACGGGTCAGAGATATCAGCGTCGATCTCCTCGCCCGGATGGCGGCGCGCCCGGGGCTCCGCGAGCGCGTTCGGTGCCCTCTCTGGAAGCCTGTTGCAAAGTTGCAAAGTTGCAAAGTTGCATCGTTCGCTGAGCGGATGCACCGACTCGGCGGTCGTCGAGAGGCGCATGTCCGCCGGCACCCATACGGTTTCGACCTACGCCTTCCGGAGCGTCTCTCGAAACGGTGACCATTGATCTCGATGGCCAGTCGCTGATGATCCCGGTCGCCGCGGAGTAGGGCCTTCAGCCGCCTCGCATCCCCGCCCCTAGGATCGAACCTATGGCCGGATTCTGGGGCAAACGCAAGCGTGAGACAGCTGAACTCGCGGCGCAAGACGCGACCCTCGCGCAGCGGGCGAAGATCGCGCTGGTCGCCGCCGACGAGCGCGTGCGCGTCACCGCCGACGAGCTCGTCTTCGCCGAGGCCGAGCTCGGGCGCGATGCGACCACCGACCTCGCCACCGCGCTCGTCGCGGTGAAGGAGCACCTGGGCGAGGCGTTCCGGCTGAACCAGCTGAACCACGACGAGATCCCCGACACCGCCGAAGAGCTCCGCACGCGCAACGCCCGCATCGTGCAGCTGTGCGAGTGGGCCGAAGACCTGCTCGACGAGCGGATGTCGGCGCTGTCAGCGACCATCGAGCGCGCACGCCGCGCCCCCGAGATCATCGCCTCGGTGCGAGCGGATGCCGCGCGCTTGCGCGCCCTCGTTCCCCAGGCGCGCGAGACCATCGAACGCCTCGCCGCCCGCTACGCCCCCGAGGCGATGGCCCGGGTCGAGTCCAACCCCCGTGAGGCCGACCAGCTCCTCGGATTCGCCGAGCACAGCGCGGGCGTGGCCGAGCGCCGGCGCGAGGCCGGGCAGCGCGAGCAGGCCAACCTCGCACTCGAGGCCGCGACCGAATCCGTGCGGCGCGCAGGCACCCTGCTCGAAGCCGTCGAGACCTTCGAGGTCGAGGCGCTGCGGGCCGAGGCCACGCTCGCCGCGATCGTCGAGGATTCCCGCGGCGACCTCACCGTCGCGCTCACCGAGCCGCAGACACCCGTCGTCACCGCCGCGATGTCCGAGCTGCGGGCTGCCCTGGCCGCCCTTCCGCCCGCCGGCGTCAACACCGACCCGTTCTCGCAGCTCGGCCGCCTGCGCGAGGCGAATGCGGGGCTGGATGCCGCCATCGCCGCCGCCCGCGAGCGCGCCGCGCGCCCGATCCCGCCGATCGAGCACGTGCACCACGCCATCGACGACGCCGACCGGCAGTTCGCGGTCGCCCGCGACGTCATCGCCGGCCACCGCGGATGGATCGGCGCCGACGCCCGCACCCGCCTGGCTGAGGCCGAGCGTGTCCGCATCGACCTCGACCGCTTCCTCGGCGCGCCGGCGGCCACGCTCAGCGTCATCGACGAAGACCACCGCGAACAGGCCATGTCGATGGCCCGCCGCGTCGCCTACCTCGCGGGTGAGGCCCTCCAGCTCGCCCAGCGCGACATCGACCAGTCACGCCCGCAGCAGGGCCCCGACCAGTGGGGCGGTGGATGGGGTGGCGGCGGTCGCCGCGGCGGCGGCGGCAACGACCTCATGGGCGGCATCCTCGGCGGCCTCGTCATCGGCAGCGTCCTCGACGGCATGTTCGACTGACCTCGCCGGTCGAGTAGCGAAGCGTATCGAGACCCCGCGGCGCGGCACTCATCAGACGCCGCGGCATCCGTCATGGTTGCGAGCCCGTTGGACTGCAGGGCCGGCCGTTCAGTCGAACACGACGACTCGGCACTGGATGCCCGGTGCACGGGCCAGGCGCGCGTCGCGTGTGAGCAGCGTTGCGTCGGTGAGTTCGGCCAGGGCGACGTATGCGGCGTCGTAGCTCGACAGGTTGTGCCGAAGGCGCCAGGTGCGCTCGCCGAGGAGCGCCCAGTCCCAGAGTTCGACCGCGAGGTCGAGGTAATCGGTGAACGCCTGGTCGGCGTGGGCGTCTGCGAGTCGCCCGGCGCTCGAGAGCCGTCGCAGCACGTTCGCCACTTCGTAGGGGAGCACGCTCGGCGCGAGGAGTTGCGCACCTCGCACGCCCGCATGTTCGGGCGCGTCGGCGGATATCAACAACGCGCACATCGACGACGCGTCGATGACGATGCGTTCGGGAGCGACCGGCAATCTCAGCGCCGATCCTCGGCACGGGCGTCGAGGATGTCGGTGGTCGATATTGCCGGGTACGCCCGAGCGTGTTCCTGGATCCGGGCGAGCGCGTCGTCGGGCGAGGGCGTGCTGGCGATGCGGGTCAGGGTGGCGGTCAGGTACTCCTGGAGCGAGCGACCGGAGCGCCTGGCGCGCGCGGCGAGTTCATCGCGCACCTCGTCGGGTACGGCACGGATCGTGATGTTCACCGGCATTCCTCCAAGCTAGCAGCGATGCATGCATTACGCATGCATTGGTCGATCGACTCGTCGAACGTACAGCCGCGGATCGTTCGCGGCCCGGGATCCATCGTCGGTGTGAGGTCGCCGGCTCGCCGGGATCGTGTTGAGGAGTGCTCTCCACCATGGCGCCCGCGCAGTTGCGAACCTAGGATCGACGCATGGCCGGGTTCTTGGTCAAGCGCAGGCACGATGCGCACGAACTCCAAGCCCATGACGCCGAGCTGGCGAAACGGGCTGCATCCGCGCTGCTCGCCGCCGACGAGGGCGTCCGAACCGCATCCGAAGAGCTCGACTTCGCCGAGGCCGAGCTGGGTGCCGAGTCGACCGAGGCAGCGGCCACGGTGATCGCCGCGGTGCGCCGGCACCTGACTGACGCGTTCCGACTGAACCGGGTCAACCACGACGCGATGCCCGGAACGCCCGACGAGGTGCGGGCGCGTTACGTGCTCATCCTGCGGTTGTGCGAATGGGCCGAGCACGTGCTCGGGGCGCTGACTTCGACCCTCGCCGACCGGGTCG
This genomic interval from Agromyces sp. Leaf222 contains the following:
- a CDS encoding type II toxin-antitoxin system VapC family toxin; protein product: MPVAPERIVIDASSMCALLISADAPEHAGVRGAQLLAPSVLPYEVANVLRRLSSAGRLADAHADQAFTDYLDLAVELWDWALLGERTWRLRHNLSSYDAAYVALAELTDATLLTRDARLARAPGIQCRVVVFD